A single region of the Maylandia zebra isolate NMK-2024a linkage group LG17, Mzebra_GT3a, whole genome shotgun sequence genome encodes:
- the ttc4 gene encoding tetratricopeptide repeat protein 4 encodes MASTVHSDSDDGMDAFMDKFKTQRYKNAFSENDWEEEFNKIPMFMKNAPEEIDPQKYPELACLQSIIHDEDRPPEEQAKSLKDEGNAYFKEKNYQKAVVAYTAGLKKKCADQDLNAVLLTNRAASHFYLGNMRSALNDAAAAKKLKPDHLKALIRGAQCCIELRHFSEAIQWCEDGLKVHPTDKKLRELRAAADKHKRAAERDARKAKAKEKKLHGEKEALLNAIKDRGIKLVQPARAQRSGSDSEDEDERSPAAIAELSLDGLSSQEVTGAQVFVDEQGSLQWPVLFLYPEHQQSDFISAFCENSCFTDHLGVMFEELPPWDADRKYLPQNLQLYFEDEEKETLYRVDPEMSLLKILQHKRYFVKAGTPSFIVLVKGSSYCKQFLSGRKIHGL; translated from the exons ATGGCGTCCACAGTACACAGTGACAGCGACGATGGCATGGACGCGTTCATGGACAAATTCAAGACCCAGCGGTATAAAAATGCCTTCAGTGAAAACGACTGGGAGGAG GAGTTTAATAAAATACCCATGTTCATGAAAAACGCCCCCGAAGAGATCGACCCACAGAAATACCCAGAACTAGCCTGCCTCCAGTCCATTATCCACGACGAAGACCGGCCTCCTGAAG AACAAGCAAAAAGCCTGAAAGATGAAGGCAATGCCTATTTCAAAGAGAAGAACTACCAAAAGGCGGTGGTGGCCTACACAGCGGGTTTGAAGAAGAAATGTGCAGACCAGGACCTCAATGCTGTCCTCCTCACCAACCGTGCAGCATCACACTTTTaccttg GAAATATGCGCTCTGCTTTGAATGATGCTGCAGCTGCAAAGAAGCTCAAGCCAGACCACCTGAAAGCCTTGATCAGAG GCGCTCAGTGTTGTATAGAGCTGCGCCACTTTTCAGAGGCCATCCAGTGGTGTGAGGACGGGCTCAAGGTTCATCCTACTGACAAAAAGCTGCGGGAGCTGAGAGCAGCGGCAGATAAGCACAAA agagcagcagagagagatgccAGGAAGGCCAAGGCTAAAGAAAAGAAGTTGCATGGTGAGAAAGAAGCTCTTCTGAATGCCATAAAG GATCGAGGCATCAAACTCGTGCAGCCTGCGAGGGCTCAGCGGAGCGGTTCCGACAGTGAAGATGAGGACGAACGCTCTCCTGCGGCGATAGCGGAGCTCAGCCTGGATGGCCTCAGCTCTCAGGAGGTCACCGGGGCTCAGGTCTTCGTAGATGAGCAGGGCTCTCTGCAGTGGCCCGTTCTCTTTCTCTACCCCGAACATCAGCAGAGTGACTTCATCTCGGCTTTCTGTGAAAACAGCTG CTTCACAGACCACCTGGGAGTCATGTTTGAAGAACTTCCACCCTGGGACGCGGACAGAAAATACCTCCCACAAAATCTGCAG CTTTACTTTGAGGACGAGGAGAAGGAGACACTTTACCGAGTCGACCCAGAGATGTCACTTTTGAAAATACTGCAACACAAAAG GTATTTTGTGAAGGCGGGCACGCCCAGCTTCATCGTTTTAGTAAAAGGCTCTTCATACTGCAAGCAGTTTTTATCAGGAAGGAAAATACACGGACTGTAA